In a genomic window of Spirochaetales bacterium:
- a CDS encoding response regulator transcription factor translates to MKEDIEKKRVLIVDDHPIVRQGITRLINYEEELMVCGEAGNAKEALETVERENPDLVIVDISLKGRSGLELIKDIRMRFQDLPVLVVSMHDESLYAERVLRAGAKGYIMKQEPPEKVLDAIRQVLGGKIFVSEKMREKMLQRYVLGSSQRNASTVERLSDRELEVFRLIGKGMGTRQIAKELDLSIKTVETYREHIKEKLNLENSSKLLQYAIDWVQNENPK, encoded by the coding sequence ATGAAAGAGGACATTGAAAAAAAACGGGTGTTAATTGTTGATGATCATCCGATTGTACGCCAGGGTATTACAAGGCTTATCAATTATGAAGAGGAATTGATGGTATGCGGGGAAGCGGGAAATGCGAAAGAAGCCCTGGAGACCGTAGAACGGGAAAATCCGGATCTGGTGATTGTCGATATATCCCTTAAAGGAAGAAGCGGTCTTGAACTTATCAAGGATATTCGTATGCGGTTTCAGGATTTACCCGTACTGGTTGTTTCCATGCATGACGAATCCCTCTACGCTGAACGGGTGCTTCGGGCCGGGGCAAAGGGGTATATCATGAAACAGGAACCGCCGGAAAAGGTGCTCGATGCGATCAGGCAGGTGCTCGGCGGAAAAATTTTCGTCAGCGAGAAGATGCGGGAGAAAATGCTTCAGCGATACGTACTGGGTTCGTCCCAAAGAAACGCTTCAACGGTGGAACGATTGAGTGACAGGGAACTGGAGGTATTCAGACTTATCGGAAAAGGCATGGGAACGCGGCAAATAGCAAAAGAACTTGATCTGAGTATAAAAACGGTCGAAACCTACCGTGAGCATATCAAAGAAAAACTGAATCTGGAAAACTCATCGAAACTCCTGCAGTATGCGATTGACTGGGTGCAAAATGAAAATCCCAAATAG
- a CDS encoding Rrf2 family transcriptional regulator, with the protein MAGIVSITESALIGIHGLVVLAQNTPGQVSTKSISAVTGASENTVSKVMQRLLKEGFVTSNRGPSGGFSLAKSARVITLLDIYEAIEGRLDTSGCPFHRQTCMFSSCLFGKKISDMRVEIKGFLESKTLIDCIRE; encoded by the coding sequence ATGGCAGGTATTGTATCGATAACGGAATCCGCCCTGATCGGTATTCACGGGCTTGTTGTTCTTGCACAAAATACACCGGGACAAGTAAGTACGAAATCGATATCGGCAGTGACCGGTGCATCGGAAAATACCGTTTCAAAGGTGATGCAGCGTCTTTTGAAAGAGGGGTTTGTCACCTCCAACAGGGGACCGTCGGGAGGATTTTCGCTTGCAAAGAGTGCCCGGGTCATCACGTTGCTTGATATTTATGAGGCAATAGAAGGCAGACTTGATACCTCCGGTTGTCCGTTTCACCGGCAGACCTGTATGTTTTCCTCATGTCTTTTCGGAAAGAAGATATCGGATATGCGGGTGGAAATAAAGGGATTCCTTGAAAGCAAAACCCTCATTGACTGTATTCGGGAGTAA
- a CDS encoding HD domain-containing protein: MKDKLLQELEKHFGNDTRRIAHAKKVLFYAERLLEKLPGDPRIVVPSAILHDVGIKIGEEKYGSNAGIYQEREGPPVARRILEALGMGPREIDEICDIIGHHHSPGKNESLNFRILYDADGIVNLAETAEKNSLADLLRIIEKHFLTEEGKMIAADLYAGKAAEGG; this comes from the coding sequence GTGAAAGATAAACTTCTCCAGGAGCTTGAGAAACATTTCGGAAACGATACGAGACGGATAGCGCATGCCAAAAAGGTCCTTTTCTATGCCGAACGACTGCTTGAAAAGCTTCCGGGTGATCCCCGCATCGTCGTTCCCTCTGCAATTCTTCATGATGTCGGTATAAAGATCGGGGAAGAGAAATACGGTTCGAATGCGGGGATATACCAGGAACGGGAAGGCCCGCCCGTCGCGCGGAGGATACTCGAGGCGCTGGGAATGGGACCGCGTGAGATCGATGAAATATGCGACATTATCGGCCATCACCATTCCCCGGGGAAAAACGAATCCCTCAATTTCCGGATTCTCTACGACGCGGACGGTATTGTCAATCTTGCAGAAACGGCGGAAAAGAATAGCTTAGCCGACCTGCTGAGAATAATCGAAAAACATTTTCTTACGGAAGAGGGGAAAATGATCGCGGCGGACCTGTATGCCGGAAAAGCTGCAGAAGGAGGTTGA
- a CDS encoding 2-hydroxyacid dehydrogenase: MTIAFYDAKPYDRASFDEANREFGYTIRYFDSRLTGDTVSLASGSDVVCAFVNDTIDRAVLDNLAAAGIGLVAMRCAGYNNVDLSAAYGNVHVVRVPAYSPHAVAEHAAALILSLNRKTHKAYYRTRESNFNINGLLGFDMYGKTAGVIGTGRIGRELVRILNGFGMKVFGYDRYPTPEMKKRDNFEYVELDTLYRESDIISLHCPLSKDTFHLINEDSIDTMKKGVMIINTGRGALIDTKALIEGLKSGNIGAAGLDVYEEESEYFFEDFSNTVISDDVLARLLTFPNVLVTSHQGFFTREALSNIARTTLSNIRVYGQGNLLENEICYRCENDECLKKKEGKCF; encoded by the coding sequence ATGACTATCGCCTTTTACGACGCGAAGCCCTACGATCGCGCTTCATTCGACGAAGCGAACAGGGAGTTCGGTTACACAATACGATACTTCGATTCCCGCCTGACGGGCGACACCGTCTCGCTCGCGAGCGGGAGTGACGTCGTCTGCGCGTTCGTCAATGATACGATCGACCGGGCGGTACTCGATAATCTCGCCGCCGCGGGTATCGGCCTCGTCGCGATGCGCTGCGCGGGCTACAATAACGTGGATCTTTCCGCAGCTTACGGAAACGTCCATGTGGTTCGCGTTCCCGCTTATTCCCCCCACGCTGTGGCGGAACACGCGGCTGCCTTGATCCTCTCGCTCAACAGAAAAACCCACAAGGCCTACTACCGGACTCGGGAAAGCAATTTCAACATCAACGGTCTTCTGGGGTTCGACATGTACGGCAAAACGGCGGGGGTAATCGGGACGGGAAGGATCGGAAGGGAACTGGTGAGGATATTGAACGGGTTCGGGATGAAGGTGTTCGGTTACGATCGTTATCCCACCCCTGAAATGAAAAAGCGTGATAATTTCGAATATGTCGAACTGGATACCCTTTACCGGGAATCGGATATCATCTCCCTTCATTGTCCGCTTTCCAAGGATACCTTTCACCTCATCAACGAGGATTCGATCGATACAATGAAAAAAGGTGTCATGATCATCAACACCGGCCGCGGCGCCCTCATCGATACAAAGGCACTGATCGAAGGGTTGAAGAGCGGTAACATCGGCGCTGCGGGACTCGATGTGTATGAAGAGGAAAGCGAGTATTTTTTCGAAGATTTCTCGAACACGGTAATATCGGATGATGTCCTGGCGCGGCTGCTTACCTTTCCCAATGTCCTCGTCACCTCTCACCAGGGATTTTTCACACGGGAAGCCCTCTCCAATATCGCACGGACGACCCTTTCCAATATCAGGGTATACGGGCAGGGGAACCTGCTGGAAAACGAGATCTGTTACCGCTGTGAAAACGATGAGTGCCTGAAAAAGAAAGAGGGGAAGTGCTTTTAG
- a CDS encoding phenylalanine--tRNA ligase subunit alpha — translation MEYEGIIKSLHPLEIMVLNRYGKGETLTSQKLVADLSFNEGQCRQAFSWLSQKGLIEEKEREKIVWYELTDCGKEYHENGTPEERILNLLEKETALHLPDMAKKLSIDMKDIGSAFGALSKEGILSMDENKRALIKDPSKKGALEAIRTLIDHVAHEKKVRAGSLNERQREIVSENSKKRGSSKGIFRINEHDEVTFMLTDKGARIRKELRDKGITGEETGVLTQDMLKSGEWRTKGFRSYNIDIPPVRVLLGRKNPYVDFLELLKDKLVSLGFEEYDGPLLETEFWNSDALFMPQFHSARDIHDVFYIKEPQYAKKIEQPYLDNVAKTHEDGWKTGSRGWKYGFDKNFTRRMILRSQGTVLSARALTRAKIPGKYFGVVRCFRPDTVDATHAADFYQTEGIVLGEEVNLKNLLGLLKIFAEEVAGAKEVKYVPAYFPFTEPSVEVHIKHDVLGWFELGGSGIFRPEVTEPLGIHVPVLAWGLGIDRMALMSLGLSDLRDLFTSDIEQVRLRRRRSI, via the coding sequence ATGGAATACGAAGGAATAATAAAGAGTCTTCATCCGCTCGAAATAATGGTGTTGAACCGATACGGAAAAGGTGAAACCCTTACTTCTCAGAAACTGGTCGCCGATCTTTCCTTCAACGAAGGTCAATGCCGCCAGGCATTCAGCTGGCTTTCCCAGAAAGGGCTGATTGAGGAGAAAGAACGTGAAAAGATTGTCTGGTATGAACTTACCGATTGCGGAAAGGAATATCACGAGAACGGGACTCCTGAAGAACGGATATTGAACCTCCTTGAGAAGGAAACCGCTTTGCATCTTCCCGATATGGCGAAAAAACTTTCAATCGATATGAAAGATATCGGATCTGCCTTTGGTGCGCTTTCAAAAGAGGGAATCCTCTCCATGGATGAAAACAAACGGGCTCTCATAAAAGATCCTTCAAAGAAAGGGGCGCTCGAAGCAATCAGGACCCTCATCGACCATGTGGCTCATGAGAAAAAGGTGCGGGCCGGATCACTGAATGAACGACAACGGGAAATTGTATCGGAAAATAGTAAAAAAAGGGGTTCGTCAAAGGGTATTTTCAGAATAAACGAGCATGATGAGGTGACCTTTATGCTGACGGATAAGGGTGCCCGAATCAGGAAAGAACTCCGGGATAAGGGGATTACCGGTGAAGAAACCGGTGTTCTGACTCAGGATATGTTGAAAAGCGGTGAGTGGCGGACAAAGGGTTTCAGATCATATAACATCGATATACCGCCGGTGAGGGTCCTTTTGGGAAGAAAGAATCCCTATGTCGATTTTCTCGAGCTTCTCAAGGATAAACTTGTTTCTCTTGGATTCGAAGAGTATGACGGTCCTCTTCTTGAGACGGAGTTCTGGAATTCGGATGCCCTGTTTATGCCCCAGTTTCATTCCGCTCGGGATATCCATGATGTCTTTTATATCAAAGAGCCGCAATACGCAAAGAAGATTGAACAGCCGTATCTGGATAATGTCGCCAAAACGCATGAAGACGGATGGAAAACAGGCAGCAGAGGCTGGAAATATGGCTTTGATAAAAACTTTACGCGGCGAATGATACTTCGAAGTCAGGGAACGGTCCTTTCGGCCAGGGCGTTGACGCGGGCAAAGATACCGGGAAAATATTTTGGCGTGGTCCGTTGTTTCCGGCCGGATACAGTGGATGCGACACACGCGGCTGACTTTTACCAGACAGAAGGTATCGTCCTTGGAGAAGAGGTCAATCTGAAAAATCTTTTGGGACTGCTCAAAATTTTTGCGGAGGAAGTGGCCGGTGCGAAGGAAGTGAAATATGTTCCCGCCTATTTCCCCTTTACCGAACCGTCGGTGGAAGTACATATTAAACACGATGTACTCGGCTGGTTCGAACTCGGGGGATCGGGTATTTTCAGGCCGGAAGTTACCGAACCGCTCGGCATTCATGTCCCCGTACTCGCCTGGGGGCTGGGTATAGACAGAATGGCGCTTATGTCGTTGGGGCTGAGTGATCTGCGCGATCTTTTTACAAGTGATATCGAACAAGTACGCCTTCGACGAAGGAGGAGCATATAA
- a CDS encoding adenosine-specific kinase produces the protein MNMDIKKVDLSWSEGANIIVGQTHFIKTVEDISEIVISAVPGIKFGIAFCEASGPCLIRNEGNDKTLVADAVRCAEAVGAGHTFYLVIKDAFPINILTQIKACQEVAHIFCATANPLQILVAQTDQGRGVMGVVDGASPKGVETDKDREERKRMLRTFGYKF, from the coding sequence GTGAATATGGATATAAAAAAAGTCGATCTTTCATGGAGTGAAGGGGCCAATATTATTGTCGGACAGACACATTTTATAAAGACGGTTGAAGACATCTCCGAGATCGTTATTTCCGCTGTGCCGGGAATAAAATTCGGGATCGCGTTTTGCGAGGCATCCGGCCCGTGTCTGATTCGGAATGAAGGGAACGATAAAACGCTTGTCGCAGATGCCGTACGATGCGCTGAAGCGGTAGGGGCCGGTCATACCTTTTATCTCGTTATCAAGGATGCTTTTCCCATCAATATTCTTACCCAGATAAAAGCCTGTCAGGAAGTGGCGCATATCTTCTGTGCAACGGCGAATCCGCTTCAGATTCTTGTTGCCCAAACCGATCAAGGCCGCGGCGTTATGGGCGTTGTCGACGGGGCATCGCCAAAAGGCGTTGAGACGGATAAAGACAGGGAAGAACGAAAGCGCATGCTCCGCACGTTCGGGTACAAGTTCTGA
- a CDS encoding ketoacyl-ACP synthase III, translated as MKAYIKAVRFNVPEKRLSNKDMTKLVDTSDEWIFTHTGIKFRHIADEDTSASDLVFKPCREVLEQAKISPEEIDLIIVATTTPDFPGYPSTACILQDRLGAVNAGAFDITAACTGFIYALEIASNFIKSGAARNILVACSEIMSKTMDWSDRNTCVLLGDGSAAALVAVNDIATDSEIMFSTLRAEGNGAPYLIRELGGSRFPFHPDKKTDKHSYLQMDGQKVYHFAVRVLCDTVKTIIEKTNISLDDIAYIVPHQANVRILQAASKRLKIPLERFYINIEEYANTSGATIPIALAEMDIKGLLKRGDYIMTIGFGGGLTYGGNLLRW; from the coding sequence ATGAAGGCTTATATTAAAGCAGTACGCTTTAATGTTCCTGAAAAAAGATTATCAAATAAAGACATGACCAAACTGGTTGATACATCAGATGAATGGATTTTCACGCATACGGGAATTAAATTCCGGCATATTGCGGATGAAGATACATCGGCTTCGGATCTTGTTTTCAAACCGTGCCGGGAGGTACTGGAGCAGGCAAAAATCTCCCCGGAGGAAATCGACCTTATCATTGTGGCGACAACCACCCCGGATTTTCCGGGATATCCGTCAACGGCATGCATTCTGCAGGACAGACTGGGCGCAGTCAACGCCGGCGCTTTCGATATCACTGCGGCCTGTACCGGATTCATCTACGCACTCGAGATTGCAAGCAATTTTATAAAATCAGGTGCGGCAAGGAATATACTGGTCGCCTGTTCGGAAATTATGTCAAAAACCATGGACTGGTCGGACAGAAACACCTGTGTATTGCTTGGTGACGGTTCGGCAGCGGCTTTAGTCGCCGTCAATGATATTGCTACCGATAGTGAAATTATGTTTTCGACACTCAGGGCAGAAGGAAACGGAGCACCATATCTGATACGGGAACTCGGCGGTTCCCGATTTCCGTTCCATCCGGATAAAAAAACAGACAAACACTCGTATTTACAGATGGACGGCCAGAAGGTCTATCATTTTGCGGTGAGAGTACTCTGCGATACGGTAAAGACAATCATCGAGAAAACAAACATCAGCCTTGATGATATTGCATATATTGTCCCCCATCAGGCAAACGTGCGAATATTACAGGCCGCCTCAAAACGCCTGAAAATCCCCCTGGAAAGATTTTATATCAATATCGAAGAATACGCAAACACTTCCGGGGCGACGATTCCGATCGCATTAGCGGAAATGGATATAAAAGGTCTTCTCAAACGCGGGGATTATATCATGACAATCGGCTTCGGCGGCGGGCTTACCTACGGCGGGAACCTTCTGCGCTGGTAG
- the msrA gene encoding peptide-methionine (S)-S-oxide reductase MsrA, whose translation MKGKTSFATFGGGCFWCLEAVFERIEGVVSVTSGYAGGQTINPTYREVCTGSTGHAEVVRIEYDPEAITYEKLLELFFKSHDPTTLNRQGADTGTQYRSIILYHDERQKEAAYASKKALQDSGRFDSPVVTEIKKLAAFYPAEDYHQDYYEKNPYNGYCRVVIDPKLRKLGLEDSRN comes from the coding sequence ATGAAGGGAAAGACTTCTTTTGCGACATTCGGGGGCGGTTGTTTCTGGTGTCTTGAGGCGGTGTTCGAGCGTATCGAAGGTGTCGTTTCGGTTACGTCGGGGTATGCCGGCGGCCAAACCATAAATCCAACGTACCGGGAGGTATGCACGGGAAGTACGGGTCACGCGGAGGTTGTCCGGATTGAGTATGATCCGGAGGCGATTACCTATGAAAAACTTCTCGAACTGTTCTTCAAATCTCATGATCCGACGACACTCAATCGTCAGGGCGCCGATACCGGGACACAGTACAGATCGATTATACTTTATCATGACGAACGTCAAAAGGAAGCCGCATATGCATCAAAAAAGGCACTACAGGATTCCGGGCGTTTCGACAGTCCCGTCGTTACAGAGATTAAGAAATTAGCGGCATTCTATCCGGCGGAAGATTATCATCAGGATTATTATGAGAAGAATCCGTATAACGGGTACTGCAGGGTTGTGATCGATCCGAAACTCAGGAAACTCGGATTGGAAGATAGTCGAAATTGA
- a CDS encoding DUF4982 domain-containing protein, with protein sequence MRHTDLFDKGWKFIKADPPGAEVRYFDDTDWEDVTVPHDWAIGGPFSKDNDSIIMTITENDRQETVEYSGSTGSLPCYGTGWYRRRFTVGEDMRGMRFFIEFDGVMSNGTVYLNGRKIGCRPYGYSSFGFELTDAVSLTEENLLAVKVTVIHKSSRWYPGAGIYRHVRFIAVRSIYVPRWGSYITTVKADNDEARIMVSTTINNASGEPAAAVLGTEIVPPGKKKGYSSCSDVLIEKQAVVDREIVIRKPFLWDIDSPMLYKAVSSILVSGRIVDRYETWFGIRTLSFDGDGFALNGRVVKLKGVCLHHDLGPLGAAVNRSAIDRRLDILKAMGCNAIRSSHNPPAPELLDACDRKGFLVVDEAFDEWQEAKCENGYNKLFGEWAERDLRDMIRRDRNHPSVIMWSIGNEVPEQGKPGGNETAGFLSAICRDEDASRPVTAAFNAPDDAIKNGLADAVDIPGWNYAWFKYEAYHKKYPAMIQYGSETASCLSSRGEYHFPVEEERPKRHASLQVSSYDLAAPQWGYPPDYEFRAQDDRPFVLGEFVWTGFDYLGEPTPYERDWPSRSSYFGIVDLCGLPKDRYFLYQSHWTKGNVLHLLPHWNWEGREGEITPVYCYTNYDSAELFLNGKSCGVRKKNPAGLFDRYRLMWDDIRYRPGVLSVVAFDSRGRPTARREMKTAGEPSKIMLSPDRKKIKADGYDLCFITVKITDRDGTLCPNAENPIFFETVGPGYVKAVGNGNPISLEPFIAVKRKAFHGMCMCIVASFPGQTGTIRVTASADGLQSARITIGSK encoded by the coding sequence ATGAGACATACTGACCTTTTTGACAAAGGATGGAAGTTCATAAAGGCGGATCCGCCCGGTGCCGAGGTCCGGTACTTTGATGACACCGATTGGGAAGATGTGACAGTTCCCCATGACTGGGCCATCGGTGGACCGTTTTCAAAGGACAATGACAGTATTATCATGACGATAACGGAAAACGACAGGCAGGAAACAGTCGAATATTCCGGTTCGACGGGTTCACTTCCCTGTTATGGAACAGGATGGTACAGAAGACGGTTTACCGTCGGAGAAGATATGCGCGGGATGCGCTTCTTTATCGAATTCGACGGGGTCATGAGTAATGGAACCGTTTATCTGAACGGCCGGAAAATTGGATGCCGGCCATACGGTTACAGTTCCTTTGGATTCGAACTGACGGATGCCGTTTCCTTGACGGAGGAGAATCTTCTTGCGGTCAAGGTGACGGTTATTCATAAGTCGTCACGGTGGTATCCCGGGGCCGGAATATACCGGCATGTACGGTTCATCGCGGTCCGGTCCATATATGTTCCACGATGGGGCTCGTACATTACAACGGTAAAGGCGGATAATGACGAGGCACGGATTATGGTGAGTACGACGATTAATAATGCTTCCGGAGAACCGGCCGCGGCAGTTCTCGGGACGGAAATCGTGCCGCCCGGAAAGAAGAAAGGTTACTCCTCATGTTCCGATGTACTGATCGAAAAGCAGGCAGTCGTTGATCGGGAAATCGTTATCAGGAAACCGTTTCTATGGGATATCGATTCTCCGATGCTCTATAAAGCCGTTTCATCGATCCTTGTGTCCGGCCGTATCGTCGACCGGTACGAAACATGGTTCGGGATCCGGACGCTTTCATTTGACGGTGACGGCTTTGCCCTGAACGGCAGGGTGGTTAAGCTGAAAGGAGTATGTCTGCATCACGACCTTGGGCCCCTGGGGGCTGCGGTCAATCGAAGTGCGATCGACCGGCGGCTCGATATACTGAAGGCAATGGGGTGTAACGCGATCCGGAGCAGCCATAATCCGCCGGCTCCGGAATTGCTCGATGCCTGCGACAGGAAGGGGTTTCTCGTTGTCGACGAGGCGTTTGACGAATGGCAAGAAGCAAAGTGCGAGAATGGATATAACAAGCTGTTTGGCGAATGGGCGGAAAGGGACCTTCGCGATATGATCAGGAGAGACAGAAATCATCCGTCGGTCATCATGTGGAGTATCGGCAATGAGGTGCCCGAACAGGGCAAACCGGGCGGGAACGAGACAGCCGGGTTTCTCTCCGCGATCTGTCGTGACGAGGATGCTTCAAGGCCGGTCACTGCCGCCTTCAATGCACCGGATGACGCGATAAAGAACGGGCTTGCCGATGCCGTCGATATTCCAGGTTGGAATTACGCCTGGTTTAAATATGAAGCGTATCATAAAAAATATCCCGCCATGATTCAGTACGGAAGCGAAACGGCGTCATGCCTGAGCAGCCGCGGGGAATATCATTTTCCGGTCGAAGAGGAACGCCCGAAAAGGCATGCTTCCCTCCAGGTTTCTTCATATGATCTTGCCGCTCCTCAGTGGGGGTATCCGCCCGATTACGAGTTCAGGGCGCAGGACGATCGCCCCTTTGTTTTGGGGGAGTTTGTCTGGACGGGATTCGATTACCTCGGGGAGCCCACCCCATATGAACGGGACTGGCCGAGCCGCAGCTCCTACTTCGGCATCGTCGACCTGTGCGGCCTGCCGAAAGACAGATATTTCCTCTATCAAAGCCATTGGACAAAGGGAAATGTTCTGCATCTCCTTCCACATTGGAACTGGGAAGGCAGAGAGGGTGAGATAACACCGGTATATTGTTATACGAATTATGATTCGGCCGAGCTTTTTTTGAACGGAAAATCATGCGGGGTGAGAAAGAAAAATCCGGCCGGTCTTTTTGACCGGTACCGCCTGATGTGGGATGATATACGGTACCGGCCCGGTGTGCTTTCCGTCGTCGCTTTCGATTCGCGCGGCCGCCCGACCGCCCGGCGTGAAATGAAAACGGCGGGCGAACCGTCGAAAATCATGTTGTCGCCGGATCGGAAAAAAATAAAGGCCGACGGATACGACCTCTGTTTTATAACGGTAAAAATCACGGACAGGGACGGTACCCTCTGCCCGAACGCGGAGAACCCCATCTTCTTCGAAACAGTTGGTCCGGGATATGTGAAGGCGGTCGGTAATGGAAATCCTATCAGTCTGGAACCTTTCATTGCCGTGAAACGGAAAGCCTTCCACGGCATGTGCATGTGCATCGTCGCTTCATTTCCCGGACAAACCGGTACCATAAGGGTGACCGCCTCCGCAGACGGCCTGCAATCGGCCCGGATAACCATCGGCAGTAAATGA
- a CDS encoding ABC-2 family transporter protein — MKVFAEIIRVYFKMLIQYRWTFAITVVTQPIALFINMSLFKSIYTYNQTNVIKGYSFEQMVWYFLSYMIVNAFVWNATTMFMSNKILSGDLSGDLLKPISVFRLELGSNISSRLIALFMDFIPSMIICSLILFPVFLTPLSFLRFLIVVIPAFFLNYLCAFLLGLLAMPMKDNSSLITLSNLFLAFAGGAFLPLEFFPAAVNRVLAFFPFTYIYYWPIQFLLNKAPADRWDQCITIVIIQLVWIAVLYVICKLSWKLLVKKYCAAGG; from the coding sequence ATGAAAGTATTCGCCGAGATCATCAGAGTCTATTTCAAGATGCTCATTCAATACCGGTGGACGTTCGCCATTACCGTCGTCACGCAGCCGATCGCCCTCTTTATTAATATGTCTTTGTTCAAGAGTATCTATACTTACAATCAGACAAACGTTATAAAGGGGTACAGCTTCGAACAGATGGTCTGGTATTTCCTCTCTTATATGATCGTCAACGCCTTTGTCTGGAACGCTACCACAATGTTCATGTCCAACAAGATTCTTTCCGGTGACCTGTCGGGTGATTTACTCAAACCGATCTCGGTTTTCAGACTTGAGCTGGGAAGCAATATATCTTCCAGGCTTATCGCACTGTTCATGGATTTTATCCCCAGTATGATCATATGCAGCCTTATCCTCTTTCCCGTTTTCCTCACACCACTCTCGTTTCTTCGTTTCCTGATTGTCGTCATTCCCGCCTTTTTCCTCAATTATCTCTGCGCTTTTCTCCTTGGGCTTTTGGCCATGCCCATGAAGGACAACTCCTCACTTATCACCCTGAGTAACCTGTTCCTGGCTTTTGCAGGCGGAGCGTTTTTGCCCCTTGAATTTTTTCCCGCCGCCGTGAATCGTGTGCTTGCATTCTTCCCTTTTACCTACATTTACTACTGGCCGATCCAGTTTCTGCTGAACAAGGCTCCGGCCGACCGGTGGGATCAATGTATCACTATTGTGATAATACAGCTGGTATGGATAGCGGTCCTCTATGTTATTTGCAAACTATCATGGAAACTCCTTGTCAAAAAATATTGTGCGGCGGGCGGGTAG
- a CDS encoding ABC-2 family transporter protein, with product MRKIFKLFQLFYENSKIRFARAMAYRLNFFLDSFISLFLSFIGPLLQYLIFSQTRGFPGWDLNQIILFQGLLLFHLGLRNSMFGSLHFFVMDLVRKGEFDRLLLKPYPAIGVILASGFNPRSMGSILAGGIIIVSSVITLKLEITPFTIGLLIVLTLFGLFLYMGFEIIYSSAVIVLVHLGRLYDILHLFTRFGEFPLEIFTRALGIFFITAVPMAIWVNFPARVLLGRGSINIVYSLGFSIVFFSMALLLWRACLKRYTSAGG from the coding sequence ATGAGAAAAATATTCAAGCTTTTTCAGCTGTTTTATGAAAACAGTAAAATAAGATTCGCCCGTGCGATGGCTTATCGGCTCAACTTTTTTCTCGATTCCTTTATTTCACTTTTCCTGTCATTTATCGGTCCGTTACTGCAATACCTGATTTTTTCCCAGACCAGGGGGTTCCCCGGATGGGACCTCAACCAGATTATTCTTTTCCAGGGGCTTTTACTTTTTCATCTCGGCCTCAGAAACTCGATGTTCGGATCGCTGCACTTTTTTGTGATGGATCTTGTACGGAAGGGGGAGTTCGACAGACTGCTTTTGAAACCATACCCGGCCATCGGCGTCATTCTGGCAAGCGGATTCAATCCTCGCAGCATGGGTTCCATTCTGGCCGGAGGGATCATCATCGTCTCATCGGTGATTACCCTGAAACTGGAAATCACTCCGTTCACGATCGGGCTATTGATTGTTTTGACGTTATTCGGGTTGTTTCTCTACATGGGATTCGAAATAATCTATTCTTCGGCGGTCATTGTTCTCGTGCATCTGGGAAGACTCTACGATATCCTGCATCTGTTCACACGATTCGGGGAGTTTCCCCTCGAGATTTTTACCAGGGCACTCGGGATCTTTTTCATTACCGCCGTACCCATGGCGATCTGGGTAAATTTCCCGGCGAGGGTGCTTCTTGGCAGGGGGAGTATTAATATTGTCTATTCATTGGGTTTCAGTATCGTGTTTTTCAGTATGGCGCTGCTTCTCTGGAGGGCCTGCCTGAAACGATATACGAGTGCCGGAGGATAA